One window of the Roseovarius sp. THAF9 genome contains the following:
- a CDS encoding AMP-binding protein, translating to MAQSSRGADGLSSIPALLQRNAAQFGTKPAYREKEYGIWQSWTWAEAEQEIEALALGLLNLGVNKGDFIAVIGRNRPYFYWSMVAAQSVGAIPVPVYQDSASEEMAYVLDHCGARFAIVEDQEQVDKIIDIQDELHLFEHIIYVDPRGLRKYDHHKLHQFSHVQDQGRAAREEFIGDLKARRDALDYDSTCVMLYTSGTTGKPKGVVLSNRNIIEASKSSSEFDHLTRNEEVLAYLPMAWVGDFIFSIGQAYWCGFCVNCPESPDTMQVDLREIGPTYYFAPPRVFEGQLTNVMIRMEDASRMKQWLFHTFMEHARKVGPAILDGKSVSAWDRLKYRLGGLLVYGPLKDTLGFGRVRVGYTAGEAIGPEIFDFYRSLGINLKQLYGQTEASVFITLQPDGEVYSDTVGVAAPGVELKIAESGEVFYRGDGVFEEYYKNAESTASTKDAEGWVATGDAGFIDDKTGHLKIIDRAKDVGKMADGSLFAPKYVENKLKFYPNILEAVVFGNQREQCTAFINIDLNAVGNWAERNNIGYASYQELAGHPRVLETVKEHVEEVNRSLSEDPMLAHCQVHRFLVLHKELDADDGEMTRTRKVRRGVISEKFEELLGALYDGSEEKFTTTEVTYEDGRKGSISATLKIVDAQVVPVAQEKVAAE from the coding sequence TTGGCACAGTCGTCGAGAGGCGCGGATGGGCTTTCGTCCATTCCGGCCCTTTTGCAGCGCAACGCCGCGCAGTTCGGGACCAAGCCCGCCTATCGGGAGAAGGAATACGGGATCTGGCAAAGCTGGACCTGGGCAGAGGCGGAGCAGGAGATCGAAGCGCTGGCGCTGGGGCTGTTGAACCTTGGGGTGAACAAGGGCGACTTCATTGCCGTGATCGGGCGGAACCGGCCCTATTTCTACTGGTCCATGGTCGCCGCGCAGTCGGTGGGCGCGATCCCGGTGCCGGTCTACCAGGACAGCGCCAGCGAGGAGATGGCCTATGTGCTGGACCATTGCGGCGCGCGGTTCGCGATTGTCGAGGACCAGGAGCAGGTCGACAAGATTATCGACATCCAGGATGAGCTGCATCTGTTTGAGCATATCATCTATGTCGATCCACGTGGTCTGCGGAAATACGATCATCACAAGCTGCACCAGTTCAGCCACGTACAGGACCAAGGGCGCGCGGCGCGTGAGGAATTCATCGGCGATCTGAAGGCCCGGCGGGACGCTTTGGATTACGACAGCACCTGCGTGATGCTTTACACGTCGGGAACCACCGGCAAGCCCAAGGGCGTGGTGCTGTCCAACCGCAACATCATCGAGGCGTCGAAATCGTCGTCCGAGTTCGATCACCTGACGCGGAACGAGGAAGTTCTGGCTTACCTGCCGATGGCGTGGGTGGGGGATTTCATCTTTTCCATCGGGCAGGCCTATTGGTGCGGGTTCTGCGTGAACTGCCCGGAAAGCCCGGACACGATGCAGGTGGACCTGCGCGAGATCGGCCCGACTTATTATTTCGCGCCGCCGCGGGTGTTCGAGGGACAGCTGACCAACGTGATGATCCGGATGGAGGATGCCAGCCGAATGAAGCAATGGCTGTTCCATACCTTCATGGAGCATGCGCGGAAGGTGGGGCCGGCGATCTTGGACGGCAAGAGCGTCAGCGCGTGGGACCGGCTGAAATACCGCCTTGGCGGGTTGCTGGTGTACGGGCCGCTGAAGGATACGCTGGGGTTTGGGCGCGTGCGCGTGGGCTATACCGCGGGCGAGGCGATCGGGCCTGAGATCTTCGATTTCTATCGCTCGCTGGGGATCAACCTGAAGCAGCTTTACGGACAGACAGAGGCGTCGGTGTTCATCACGCTCCAGCCCGATGGCGAGGTCTACAGCGACACGGTGGGCGTGGCCGCGCCGGGGGTGGAGTTGAAGATCGCCGAGAGCGGCGAGGTGTTCTATCGCGGCGACGGCGTGTTCGAGGAGTACTACAAGAACGCCGAAAGCACGGCGAGCACCAAGGATGCCGAGGGCTGGGTCGCGACGGGCGATGCCGGGTTCATCGACGACAAGACCGGGCATCTGAAGATCATCGACCGGGCCAAGGATGTGGGCAAGATGGCCGATGGCAGCCTGTTCGCGCCGAAATACGTGGAAAACAAGCTGAAATTCTATCCCAACATCCTCGAGGCCGTGGTGTTCGGCAACCAGCGGGAGCAATGCACGGCCTTCATCAACATCGACCTGAATGCCGTGGGCAACTGGGCCGAGCGAAACAATATCGGCTATGCCTCCTACCAGGAATTGGCGGGGCATCCGCGCGTGCTGGAGACGGTGAAGGAACACGTGGAAGAGGTGAACCGGAGCCTTTCCGAAGACCCGATGCTGGCGCATTGCCAGGTGCATCGCTTCCTGGTGCTGCACAAGGAGCTGGATGCGGATGACGGCGAGATGACCCGGACGCGGAAGGTGCGGCGGGGCGTGATCTCGGAGAAGTTCGAGGAACTGCTGGGGGCGCTATATGACGGCTCGGAGGAGAAGTTCACCACGACGGAAGTCACCTATGAGGATGGGCGCAAGGGCAGCATCTCGGCCACGCTGAAGATCGTGGATGCGCAGGTGGTGCCGGTGGCGCAGGAAAAGGTGGCGGCGGAATGA